A genome region from Carya illinoinensis cultivar Pawnee chromosome 2, C.illinoinensisPawnee_v1, whole genome shotgun sequence includes the following:
- the LOC122299383 gene encoding F-box/kelch-repeat protein At3g61590-like gives MAGESSWTNHCLDETPREIGEFDSFSELDDESSKEITAVSLELILPDDLLERILAYLPIASIFRAGCVCKRWHEIVSSNRFLWNFSHVLSQKPWYFMFTNSGEPIGYAYDPILRKWYGIELPEIKAPDWSIASSCGLVGFMDNESRSELYICNPITKLCKKLEEPPGLKFSDYSALAVSVNRISPGYLITVVKSKQVPGNFFQWDISIHIYDSETIMWTTSLTEVLTGWRGGDESVICNGILYFLIYSTGSGVPESRHGLVAYSLSSRTSHGLLNRSFIPVPCPLTCGRLMNLKGKLVMVGGIGKQDRADIIKGIGIWLLNGKEWREIARMPHKFFQGFGEFDDVFASSGTDDLIYIQSYGAPALLIFDMNQKQWKWSQKCPVTKRFPLQLFTGFCFEPRLEIAP, from the coding sequence ATGGCGGGAGAATCATCATGGACTAACCATTGCCTTGATGAAACACCAAGAGAGATTGGAGAGTTTGATTCATTCTCAGAGCTTGATGATGAAAGCAGTAAAGAAATTACTGCagtttctcttgagttgatcctGCCTGATGACCTGCTGGAGCGGATCCTAGCCTATCTCCCAATTGCTAGCATTTTCAGAGCCGGTTGTGTGTGTAAAAGATGGCATGAAATTGTTAGTTCAAATAGGTTTTTATGGAATTTTTCGCATGTCCTATCACAAAAACCATGGTATTTTATGTTTACCAACTCTGGCGAGCCAATTGGTTATGCATATGATCCCATCCTTCGGAAGTGGTATGGCATTGAACTACCAGAGATCAAGGCACCCGATTGGTCCATTGCTTCATCATGCGGATTGGTTGGCTTCATGGATAATGAAAGCAGAAGCGAGCTATATATCTGCAACCCAATTACCAAGCTCTGCAAGAAGCTTGAAGAGCCCCCTGGCTTGAAATTTTCTGATTACAGTGCCCTTGCAGTCTCAGTGAACAGGATATCACCTGGATATCTCATCACAGTTGTGAAATCTAAGCAAGTCCCTGGGAATTTTTTCCAATGGGATATCTCAATTCATATTTATGATTCAGAAACAATTATGTGGACAACCTCTTTGACAGAGGTTTTAACGGGATGGAGAGGTGGCGATGAAAGTGTGATCTGCAATGGAATTTTGTACTTCTTGATTTATTCAACAGGGAGTGGTGTACCAGAAAGTCGTCATGGCTTAGTTGCATATAGTCTTTCTAGCCGTACTTCCCATGGTTTGTTGAATAGGAGTTTTATTCCAGTGCCTTGCCCTCTTACATGTGGCCGACTAATGAACCTCAAGGGGAAGCTGGTGATGGTGGGAGGAATTGGTAAACAAGATCGAGCGGACATAATTAAGGGGATTGGCATCTGGCTTCTAAATGGGAAGGAGTGGCGGGAGATTGCGCGAATGCCACATAAGTTCTTTCAGGGATTTGGGGAGTTTGATGATGTTTTTGCAAGCAGTGGTACAGATGATCTCATATATATCCAGAGCTATGGAGCTCCAGCACTTCTTATCTTTGATATGAACCAGAAGCAATGGAAATGGTCACAGAAGTGCCCTGTGACAAAGAGGTTCCCACTTCAGCTCTTTACTGGTTTTTGCTTTGAGCCCAGGCTTGAAATTGCTCCCTAA
- the LOC122299377 gene encoding uncharacterized protein LOC122299377, which translates to MRRDDRVSEQDHREPVRALEINLISAQNLKPPSPNLRRMQTYALVWVNPDHKVRTRTDRVGCENPTWNDKFFFKVSPEFLSSETSAVCIEIYAVGYLRDHLIGTVRFLTGNFPSAVSTGSRIPTFTAVQIRRPSGRFQGVLNIGAEVIFDSEFPALEGRSAIGYREQVEENERHRRWRENRTESWSNGDGENSCPGSGDHSDGGDSTTSSSSSASNVLKDWNGIRELAGTKGLKASNGAGLLCGLLMQRKFCYSPKDEPRCFGSVPGEGKVRKVRDSF; encoded by the coding sequence ATGAGGAGAGATGACAGGGTTTCGGAGCAAGATCACAGAGAGCCCGTGCGTGCCTTGGAGATCAACTTGATCTCTGCACAGAATCTCAAACCCCCCTCGCCTAACTTGCGCCGCATGCAAACCTACGCACTCGTCTGGGTCAACCCCGACCACAAAGTCAGGACCCGTACCGACCGGGTCGGTTGCGAGAACCCTACCTGGAACGATAAGTTCTTCTTCAAGGTCAGCCCCGAGTTCCTCTCCAGCGAGACATCCGCCGTCTGCATCGAGATCTACGCCGTAGGCTACCTCCGCGACCATCTTATCGGGACTGTCCGGTTCCTCACCGGAAACTTCCCGTCCGCCGTCTCAACTGGCTCGAGGATCCCTACTTTCACAGCCGTCCAAATCCGCCGCCCCTCCGGAAGATTCCAAGGAGTCTTGAACATCGGCGCGGAGGTGATATTCGATTCGGAGTTCCCGGCCTTGGAAGGGAGGTCCGCCATTGGATACCGCGAGCAAGTGGAGGAGAACGAACGACATCGGAGATGGAGAGAGAACCGAACGGAGTCGTGGTCAAATGGAGACGGCGAGAATTCTTGTCCAGGATCAGGGGACCACTCGGACGGTGGTGACTCTACTACGTCGTCTTCATCTTCGGCATCGAATGTGCTGAAGGACTGGAACGGGATTCGGGAGTTGGCGGGAACGAAGGGTTTGAAGGCATCCAACGGTGCAGGATTGTTGTGCGGGTTGTTGATGCAGAGGAAGTTTTGTTACAGCCCAAAGGATGAACCCAGATGCTTTGGGTCGGTCCCAGGAGAGGGGAAGGTAAGGAAAGTCAGGGAttcgttttga